In Candidatus Poribacteria bacterium, the DNA window TTGCACACCAATACCGCTCTGTTAGCCAGCTTCGCCACCGTGTCGGTGGTGCTGTTGAAGATCGCCTCATAGAGCTTGCCGCGCCGGCTGGCCCCAAGGGCGATCAGATCACACTCTTTGCTATCGGCCGTCTCGATTATGTTGGCCACTGTGAAGCCCAGCTCCGTATCAACCTCGACATCGATCCCTCTGAATCTGAAATACGTGAGCATATCTTTGGCGATGCTGTTCGATTCCGGGACGGTATCGGCGATGGCAAGTCCCGTCAGTTCGACGCCGAGCCTTTCGCTGAGCTCCGTTGCGAGTTCCAAAGCCCTATCCGAGTAATTATCTCCCCTGTGCACGATCAGGGCGCGCGTCAGTTCGAGGCAGCTCTCATGAACCACCAGCACCGGTTTGCTGCTGTCGATCAAGATCTCATCTATTTCGTTATAGACCAGCTCTAATCCTTTGGTCTTTATCTCCTCCGGCATTCCGACCACGATCAAATCTACCATCCTGCCCATACGGCAGATCTCCGGCGCTCGCTTTCCTGGAACGACGGTTGTCTCGAACCTGACGCCGGCTTCTTGACATTCCTCCCTGACGGTCACGAAGGTTTCCGCGGCTAGGAGATCGGGATTAAAGTTCTCTTCATCATCAATCTCGCCCGGAAAGGCAACGCATACCAAGAAGGCGTTTAATCCTTTCGCCAGGTTTAAGGCGTATTCGAAAGCGGCCACCTCATGTTTAGCATTACCGACAGATACCAATATGCTTCTGATCATTATCCCATTTACCTCCTGATGTCTTTGTATCGCTCATATTACCGTTAAGTGTAGCGGAGATCTGAGAGGTCAGAAGTGCTTATTTCTCAGGGCGAAAAGGAACGAGGAACCGGGATGGAAAACGTTACAACGTTAAACGTTGAACGTGCAACGGATTTCCCTTCTCCTCGCTCCTACTCATAGATAACCGCTACACTCAAGGGGAATATGAGCGTTTTGTATTATTTAGGATATCCCAGATCCCAGGAAAAGTCAATGTGAGCTCTCGAGTTCTTGGAGATGTTGCGCTTGACGTAGTCCTCGCTCCTGTGTTACGATAAAGTTTGCCATAGACGCCGGGCCCGGAGGAGGTTTCTCTTTCAACGCCATAACGGCGTTTCTGACGATAATGTTAGGCTAGCCTTTGCCTTACAAAGGGGCTTGATATATCGATCCAAATTGTGGTATATTATCCGACGCTTAAAGATCCTTGGGAGAGGCTAAATGGAAGGCGATTATCCCCTCGAAGTCCTGGGTGAACCGGACGGAGAGGTGATGCCCAGATATTTCAGAAAGCTTATGAAGCTTTTCGCCTCCGAATTTGTCCGGGTCAAAACCAAGGAGGATTGGGATAGACATCGCGAGAAGTTAAGATCCTATCTGCTTCTGTCATTGGGGGAGCTACCGGATGAGCGGACATCGCTCGAACCGAGGATCTTGGGGGAGATAAGGAGGGATGGATATCTGATTCGCAAGCTTATCTTTCAATCCCGCCCGAACCTATTCGTTACGGCTAACCTGTATCTGCCGATCGACCTACACGCCCCTGCGCCCGCCATCCTTAGCGTACATGGCCACTTCAACGGCGCTAAAACTAACCCTATCGTTCAGACGCGAAACATCGCCCTTGCCAAAAGGGGATATGTCGTCCTATGCCTCGATTCGATAGGCTCCGGAGAGAGAGCATATCGTGGGATAACGTATCACGGCGTGCAGCTCGGCGCTCAGGTTTTCCCCGCGGGGATGACATTACAGGGAATGCAGGTGTGGGATAATATGCGAGCGATAGATTATCTCCGGTCACTTGACGAGGTCGATCCCGAGAGAATCGGATGCACGGGAGCTTCCGGCGGGGGCAATCAGACCTATTATCTGGCCGCACTGGATGAAAGGATTAAAGTTGCCGTGCCTGTATGCGGTGTTGGAAGCTATGAGGGTTATCTGGACGGCCCCTGTTGCGTGTGTGAGATGGTCCCCGGAGTGATGAGATACGCCGAGCAGGCTGACATCCTCTCCCTGATAGCCCCCAGACCTCTCCTCATAGTGAGTGCTGTCCACGATCAAGCATCACATTTCAGATTTAAGGATGTCGTGGAGAAAACCTTCCCGAAGGTGAAGGAGATCTATGAACTACTAGGGGCGGGCGATAGGATCGAACTTTATCCGGTTGAATCGGAGCACGGATACAACAGAGAGATGCGGCAGGCGATGTACGCCTGGTTCGATAGATGGCTTAAAGGGATTCAACACCCCGATCCTTCAGAACCCCAGATCACCCCTGAGGAGCCCAAGATGCTCCTGTGTCTCGACGATCAGGGTATGCCCCCGAACGCGGAGAGCCTTCCCTCCCTGGCATATAAAACGGCCAAGATCAACATATCGAAGATCGGACCACCTCCCAACGGGTCGATCTGGCTGAGACAGCGCGAGCTTATGAGGGATCAAATCATCCATGAGGTGTTCAGGGGATTCCCCAGACGATCAAGGCTTAACGTCAGGCTGGTAGACAGGGTGAGCTTTGAGGGATATGTGCTCGAGAAGATGACCTATAACAGCGAAGGTGGGGTGATCATACCCGTCCTGCTCCTCATCCCCAAGCGAAGACGAAAGCCCAGGCCGCTCGTCGTTCAGATCCACCACGAGGGTAAGGAAGCGGCCTTTAGAAGTGGGCTGCCGGAGAAACTCGTCGAGAACGGGCATATCGTTATGCTCTTAGATCAAAGGGGAGTTGGAGAGACCAGGTGGGAGAAAGCGGAGGCGGTTGGGGTTGAGGATTATCAGTATTTCCAGAACTCCACCTTCCTCGGGAAACCCTACTTAGGGATGTGCGTGTGGGATGTGCTTCGTGGAATCGATTATATGGTCAATCAGGTGAGGATCGATCCCAACAGAATTGCCTGCATCGGGGGAGGCATCGGCGGACTGATCGCCTTGTTTTGCGCCGCATTGGATGAGAGGATAACAGCCGCCGCATCCTTGGACATGCTGGGTAGCTTCCTATACCCCGATAAGTTCTCGGATGTCTTCCCGATGTCCGTCTTTCTCCCCAATATCACGCGGCATGCGGATATACCACACGTGGCTTCCCTGTGTGCGCCGAGACCCCTCCTTTTGATGAACCCTCTCAACGGAAGCGGTGCTCGGATGAGCGAGGAGGAGGCAGAGGAGATCTTCTTCTGGACAAGGGAGACGTACAGATCGCTGGAGTCTCAGAATAACTTCAAGATATGGATGGGCGATGATGGACGTGACGAATTCCTGGTGAGGTGGATCTACAGGAGCCTTGATTGACGCGGCCGGCTTTGAGGCCGACCGCATCGATGTGATTATCTTTCAAAGGCGGCATCAAAGGCAACTCTGGACGGCTCGAAGTCCAACCTCCTGACAAATTCACAGGCTTCCTTGGCGCCGTGTTCTCGATCCATGCCGCTATCCTCCCATTCCACGGAAAGCGGCCCATCGTATCCGATCTGATTCAACGCCCTGATGATCTCCTCAAAGTTGATCTCACCTCTTCCCGGCGATCGGAAGTCCCATCCCCTTCTGGGATCTCCAAAATTGAGGTGAGAGGAAAGTATACCGCTGTATCCGTCGAGGGTTACCTTCGCGTCCTTGACATGGACGTGATAAATCCTATCGCTGAACTTTTTGATGAACTTGACCGGATCGACGCCCTGCCAATGTAGGTGACTGGGATCGAAATTGAAACCGAACTCCGGCCTGTAATTGAGGGTTTCAAGCGCTTTCTCCGCCGTGTAGAGGTCGAAGGCTATCTCAGTCGGATGTACCTCCAGGGCGAACTTCACATCGCATTCCTTGAACACGTCCAGGATGGGGTTCCACTTCTCGGCCAGCATCTCAAACCCCGCCTCAATATCGGCCGGATCAACGGGCGGGAAGGAGTAGATGAGATGCCATATGGGTGAGCCGGTGAATCCGTTGACGACCTTAACACCCAGGTTCTTGGCAGCTACGGCCGCTTTCTTCATATGTTCTATCGCCCACTCCCTTTTTTTCTCCGGATCGCCCTTGCACTCATCCGGAACCCAGTCATCTGACCGTTTGTCATTGGGATCGAGGACCATCTGTCCGGTGAGATGATTGCTTATGGCCCACACCTTAAGACCGTATTTGGCCAGGAGTTCCTTTCTCTGTTCACAGTAGCTTGGATCTTCGGCGGCCTTTTCCACATCGAAGTGGTCTCCCCAACAGGCGAGTTCCAAACCGTCATATCCCCACTCGCTCGCCTTTTGGGCGAGCTCCTCGAGCGGCATGTCGGCCCACTGGCCGGTAAATAGCGTCACTGGCCTTGCCATTTCCTCCCTCCTTAAGGTTTTCCTTGCGCTAAGATTATATCACCTCTCGATTTCCGGTTCAAGATGTCCTCTTCTTCGGCCCCACCACGCCCGATTCGAGCATAGAGAGCAGAGGCGAATCTTCGATATCCAGAGGCAGATAGATCCGTGCCCTTCTCCTGGCCGATTCATATGTGGCAAAGATCAGCTCGGTCGCCTGGAGAGCCTTCCTTCCGCTGAGCTCCGGTTCACGGCCGGTCTTAAGAGCATCTATAAGGTCCAGAACCGAAAGCACCGTGGCGTTGTGAGGCGGTGTTATGCCGCTAAGGTCCGGAACAACCCATTCCTTACCCTCGCTTAACACCCTTAGGGCCGGCCCTTTGGGCGCCCCGACCTCTATAACCCCTTTGGTTCCGATGAGTCTGTTCTGACAGATACCGCTGCCATCGCCTCCTGTTACAAGTAGCCCTGTCAACCCGTTCTGCCACACGATGTAAGAGAGACCGTATCTCTCAACCGGAACGCCGAAGACCTTCCTCACCTCAGAGCAGTCTATCTGCCCCATCACCCATTTTGCGGGCTGATCGTCATTGTAGAAGAAGAACATATCGAACCAGTGTGTGCCCCAGTCGAAGAGGTTGGAACAGTATCCTTCCACCCTGTAGAGTTGTCCTATCGTTCCGTCATGGGCCAGTTCCTTGGCCCTGATAAATCGGGCCTCAAACCGTCTCTGATGGCAGAAGGTTATCATGACGTTGTTGGATTTACACCTCTCGTATATCGCCTTCGATTCGCCCCATGTGGGTGCCATCGGTTTTTCAGCATGGATTGCTCTGACACCGGCATCGACGGCGTCGAAGATCATCCGTGCATGAAGTCCCGTCCACGTGCAGACGCTGACGATATCGGGCTTCTCCTTATCCAGCATCTGGCGGTAATCCTCGTAGATATGCGGTATGCCGAATTTCTCGGCCATCGCCTCCGCCTTCTCGCGGACGGGATCGGCGCAGGCGACGATCTCGACATCATTCGAAGCCTTATATCCCTGAGCATGGGCGTTCCCTCGACCGCCGCACCCGATTATCCCGACTTTGAGCTTTCTCGACATTTGAACCCTCCTTACCATCATGTTGACAGACGCTTATGTTACATCACCTCTAAACGGATTTCAACCTTGACCTTTTCCTCAGTTTCAGGTATCTTAATATCGTCATTTCACAGCTTGAAGGCTGAAAAAGGTTAAAGGATGATTTATGAGCTGAGGGTTAGAGGCTATAAGCTTCGGCTTTTGCTGTTCGGGGTTACGACCTCGCTGTTTATCTTCATTTGGATCGCCGTCACAGAGCTGAGATGGTGGGAGTTGGTCGCTTTTGCCCTCGTGAATGGTCTTTTCTGGCTGGTTCATCCCCGCGTTAGGGAGAGGAAGGACCTGGCCAGATCCCTTTACGCCGTTCATTTGGTGGGGCTTGTAGGGTTAACATGGTCCTTTGGAGCCGAAACCAGGCTGTTTTATTATATGGTCTTTCCGCTGTTGGCGATGGGAGCGTTAGATTACGGAGTGCGAGGGAGCTTCACGGCGGCGTTCGTATCCGTCCTTCTCTATCTCCCCTTCTGTCTTCCGGGGGAGATCGGGCTTTACATCCAACGATCGGCGATCGCCGTCATATCCTCCTTTTTCTTAGGCCTTATAGGGGAGGAGAAGCGAAGGGTAGAGGTCGAGCTGGCCGATATGGAGGATTATGCGGATCTACTCGTCAACAGCATAAAGAGTGGGATGATAGTGACCGATATAGAAGGAAGGATGAAGTCTATGAATGAATCGGCCGAACAGATCTTGGGATACACCGCCGAGGAGCTGAGGGGGTTGAAGATAGATGAGCAGATTCAGATCCATCAGGGTGAAAGCCCTCTCCTCAAAGCGATCAAGGAACGCCGACCGGTTGAGCGAATAGACATAACTGTAAAGACGAAATCGGGCGAGGAGATACCGGCGGGGGTGAGCGTTTACCTGATTCAGGGGAAATCAGGTGGTGAGGTGCTCGGAGCCGTTGAGATCTTCAGGGATATGAGCGAGATAAAGGAAAGGGAAGCTCTGCTGCAACGGCAGGAAAGGCTGATCGCTATGGGTGAGATGGCCGCCGAGGTGGCTCATGAGATCAGAAACCCGCTGGGAGGGATAAAGGGGTTCGCCTCTCTCATACAGAGAAGGGCCCAGGATGAATCGATCAGACGACACGCGGAGTTTATCATCGAAGGGGTGAGCAGCATCGAGAAGATCGTCAACGACTTTCTGGCCTATGCCCGCCCGATCAAACCGGTCTTTATGAAAGCCGACCTTCACACGTTGATAAAAAGCTGCATCCTCACATCATTAGAGGGATTTGAAAACATAAACGTGGAGACGGACTTCTCAGATCGTATCGGCGAGGTGGAACTGGATGTCGAGCAGATGAAACAGGTCTTCAGGAACCTCCTTATCAACGCCGCCGAGGCCATGCCCGACGGCGGAACGATATTCGTCAGGACATATCCGTGGAATAAACCCTTCAAATCGATATTCGAAGGTCGCCAGATGCTTCTCCCTCCCGGGGAAACGGTCGTCGTGGAGATCTCAGACACCGGGCCGGGCATACCGGATGAGGTGAAGGAAAGGATCTTCAATCCCTTCTTCACGACGAAAGACACGGGCACGGGATTAGGTCTGGCGATCGTCCACCGTATAGTTGAAGCTCATGGCGGAACTATATCGGTCAGGGACCGAAAGGGCGGCGGAGCCACCTTCGTGTTGAAGCTTCCCATCATCCATGGAGGTGAATCGGGATGAGCGAGGAACGGATACTGGTGGTTGACGATGAGAAGCTGATGAGGGAGTATCTCAAGGAGCTCTTGGAGCCCGAATATCGAGTGGATACGGCCGCATCCGCTTTAGATGCCCTGAAGATGTTAAGGGATGAGGTCTACGATCTGGTGATCACCGATCTGAGAATGCCGAAGATGGATGGCATAGAGCTTTTAAAGCATGTAAACGACATATCCCCCGGCACACAGGTGATAGTCCTGACCGCTTACGGCAGCGTCGAATCCGCCGTTGAAGCTATGAAACTGGGGGCGTATGATTATATAGGTAAGCCGATCCAGTCACCCGATGAGATGGAGCTTAAGGTCAGAAGGGCGATCGAACGCGGGAGACTGATCAGAGAAAACCTGTATCTGCGGAGGGAGCTGGAGAAAAAACTCAGATATAACATCGTCGGCAAAAGCCCTAAGATGCAAGAGGTGTTCGACAAGATAGCGGCGGTGGCGAAAAGCGATATCACAGTCCTTATAACGGGGGAGACGGGAACCGGCAAGGAACTGGTAGCAAGGGCGATTCACGAGAACAGTCATCGTAAGGACGGCATGTTCGTCCCCGTCAATTGCGGCGCAATACCGGAAAATCTCCTCGAAAGCGAACTTTTCGGACATGAAAAAGGCGCATTCACAGGAGCCTACAGGCGAGAGATAGGAAGCTTTGAGATGGCGAACGGCGGAACCATATTCCTGGACGAGATCGGAGAGATGTCTCCCCATCTTCAAGTTAAACTGCTGCGCGTGTTGCAAAACGGGGAGTTCCAAAGGGTCGGTAGCCCGAAGGTGCTGAAAACCGATGCCAGAGTTATAGCTGCTACAAATACCGATCTGCAAAGGGCCGTCGAGGAGGGGAGGTTCAGACAGGATCTGTACTACAGGTTGAACGTGGTCAACATCAAACTTCCTCCCCTGAGGGAGCGTAAGGAGGATATACCGTTGCTCGTTCACCACTTCCTGCGGAAATACGGTCCGAATAAGGAGGTGACACCTGAGACGATGAAGATCCTCCTCTCCTACGATTGGCCGGGCAACATCAGAGAGCTTGAAAACGTGATAGAGTCAGGTTGCGTGCTGAGCAGG includes these proteins:
- a CDS encoding universal stress protein; this encodes MIRSILVSVGNAKHEVAAFEYALNLAKGLNAFLVCVAFPGEIDDEENFNPDLLAAETFVTVREECQEAGVRFETTVVPGKRAPEICRMGRMVDLIVVGMPEEIKTKGLELVYNEIDEILIDSSKPVLVVHESCLELTRALIVHRGDNYSDRALELATELSERLGVELTGLAIADTVPESNSIAKDMLTYFRFRGIDVEVDTELGFTVANIIETADSKECDLIALGASRRGKLYEAIFNSTTDTVAKLANRAVLVCK
- a CDS encoding acetylxylan esterase; this translates as MEGDYPLEVLGEPDGEVMPRYFRKLMKLFASEFVRVKTKEDWDRHREKLRSYLLLSLGELPDERTSLEPRILGEIRRDGYLIRKLIFQSRPNLFVTANLYLPIDLHAPAPAILSVHGHFNGAKTNPIVQTRNIALAKRGYVVLCLDSIGSGERAYRGITYHGVQLGAQVFPAGMTLQGMQVWDNMRAIDYLRSLDEVDPERIGCTGASGGGNQTYYLAALDERIKVAVPVCGVGSYEGYLDGPCCVCEMVPGVMRYAEQADILSLIAPRPLLIVSAVHDQASHFRFKDVVEKTFPKVKEIYELLGAGDRIELYPVESEHGYNREMRQAMYAWFDRWLKGIQHPDPSEPQITPEEPKMLLCLDDQGMPPNAESLPSLAYKTAKINISKIGPPPNGSIWLRQRELMRDQIIHEVFRGFPRRSRLNVRLVDRVSFEGYVLEKMTYNSEGGVIIPVLLLIPKRRRKPRPLVVQIHHEGKEAAFRSGLPEKLVENGHIVMLLDQRGVGETRWEKAEAVGVEDYQYFQNSTFLGKPYLGMCVWDVLRGIDYMVNQVRIDPNRIACIGGGIGGLIALFCAALDERITAAASLDMLGSFLYPDKFSDVFPMSVFLPNITRHADIPHVASLCAPRPLLLMNPLNGSGARMSEEEAEEIFFWTRETYRSLESQNNFKIWMGDDGRDEFLVRWIYRSLD
- a CDS encoding sugar phosphate isomerase/epimerase codes for the protein MARPVTLFTGQWADMPLEELAQKASEWGYDGLELACWGDHFDVEKAAEDPSYCEQRKELLAKYGLKVWAISNHLTGQMVLDPNDKRSDDWVPDECKGDPEKKREWAIEHMKKAAVAAKNLGVKVVNGFTGSPIWHLIYSFPPVDPADIEAGFEMLAEKWNPILDVFKECDVKFALEVHPTEIAFDLYTAEKALETLNYRPEFGFNFDPSHLHWQGVDPVKFIKKFSDRIYHVHVKDAKVTLDGYSGILSSHLNFGDPRRGWDFRSPGRGEINFEEIIRALNQIGYDGPLSVEWEDSGMDREHGAKEACEFVRRLDFEPSRVAFDAAFER
- a CDS encoding Gfo/Idh/MocA family oxidoreductase, translated to MSRKLKVGIIGCGGRGNAHAQGYKASNDVEIVACADPVREKAEAMAEKFGIPHIYEDYRQMLDKEKPDIVSVCTWTGLHARMIFDAVDAGVRAIHAEKPMAPTWGESKAIYERCKSNNVMITFCHQRRFEARFIRAKELAHDGTIGQLYRVEGYCSNLFDWGTHWFDMFFFYNDDQPAKWVMGQIDCSEVRKVFGVPVERYGLSYIVWQNGLTGLLVTGGDGSGICQNRLIGTKGVIEVGAPKGPALRVLSEGKEWVVPDLSGITPPHNATVLSVLDLIDALKTGREPELSGRKALQATELIFATYESARRRARIYLPLDIEDSPLLSMLESGVVGPKKRTS
- a CDS encoding PAS domain S-box protein, translating into MIYELRVRGYKLRLLLFGVTTSLFIFIWIAVTELRWWELVAFALVNGLFWLVHPRVRERKDLARSLYAVHLVGLVGLTWSFGAETRLFYYMVFPLLAMGALDYGVRGSFTAAFVSVLLYLPFCLPGEIGLYIQRSAIAVISSFFLGLIGEEKRRVEVELADMEDYADLLVNSIKSGMIVTDIEGRMKSMNESAEQILGYTAEELRGLKIDEQIQIHQGESPLLKAIKERRPVERIDITVKTKSGEEIPAGVSVYLIQGKSGGEVLGAVEIFRDMSEIKEREALLQRQERLIAMGEMAAEVAHEIRNPLGGIKGFASLIQRRAQDESIRRHAEFIIEGVSSIEKIVNDFLAYARPIKPVFMKADLHTLIKSCILTSLEGFENINVETDFSDRIGEVELDVEQMKQVFRNLLINAAEAMPDGGTIFVRTYPWNKPFKSIFEGRQMLLPPGETVVVEISDTGPGIPDEVKERIFNPFFTTKDTGTGLGLAIVHRIVEAHGGTISVRDRKGGGATFVLKLPIIHGGESG
- a CDS encoding sigma-54-dependent Fis family transcriptional regulator, with product MSEERILVVDDEKLMREYLKELLEPEYRVDTAASALDALKMLRDEVYDLVITDLRMPKMDGIELLKHVNDISPGTQVIVLTAYGSVESAVEAMKLGAYDYIGKPIQSPDEMELKVRRAIERGRLIRENLYLRRELEKKLRYNIVGKSPKMQEVFDKIAAVAKSDITVLITGETGTGKELVARAIHENSHRKDGMFVPVNCGAIPENLLESELFGHEKGAFTGAYRREIGSFEMANGGTIFLDEIGEMSPHLQVKLLRVLQNGEFQRVGSPKVLKTDARVIAATNTDLQRAVEEGRFRQDLYYRLNVVNIKLPPLRERKEDIPLLVHHFLRKYGPNKEVTPETMKILLSYDWPGNIRELENVIESGCVLSRTNLITPDDLPDYLIETGRQKRRLPPSGDMSLAAMEREHIKYVLDQNGWNITRSAEILGIDRVTLYNKIKKYGLKKQSG